The following are encoded together in the Myxococcales bacterium genome:
- a CDS encoding choice-of-anchor L domain-containing protein yields MRYTSRTALALSLLALSMGSVCALACSASSSASGGSGGNGGISVGGGGSGGTGISIGGNGGSGGKLTEAPPCNATDPNVDNDKDGFTPAQGDCNDCTKQMNPGAYDYRANGVDEDCNGIPDDEPADCDATHVDVADPDPMLAARVMGICRIATEKSWGLVSAKYVKADGTIGMASVSHGLLPGFGPNVKPRLGANMLALSSGTARQPTDPGYLSPDGAELGTASYTPPGFPIDSPACGNVKTANDDAANNPAALELVIRAPTNANLLSFDFNFYTYEFPAFVCTQFNDFFVVLQSPAPKSAQNGNISFDVQGNPVSVNNGYLEVCAAQTAGTKQFDCKLGPSALDGTGFEGHAATGWLNTQSPVAGGYEITLRFAIWDMGDEVLDSTVLIDNFTFDVGDGGTPVTQPVPR; encoded by the coding sequence ATGCGGTACACCTCGCGCACGGCGCTCGCTCTCTCTCTGCTCGCGCTGAGCATGGGAAGTGTGTGTGCCCTCGCCTGCTCCGCGTCTTCTTCCGCCAGCGGCGGCAGCGGCGGCAACGGCGGTATCTCGGTGGGCGGCGGAGGGTCCGGGGGAACCGGCATCAGCATCGGCGGCAACGGCGGCAGCGGCGGCAAGCTCACCGAGGCCCCCCCGTGCAACGCCACGGATCCGAACGTAGACAACGACAAGGACGGCTTCACGCCGGCCCAGGGCGACTGCAACGACTGCACGAAACAGATGAACCCAGGCGCGTACGACTACCGCGCGAACGGCGTCGACGAGGACTGCAACGGGATCCCGGACGACGAACCGGCCGACTGCGATGCAACCCACGTCGACGTCGCTGACCCCGATCCGATGCTGGCGGCGCGCGTGATGGGGATCTGCCGGATCGCGACGGAAAAGAGCTGGGGGCTCGTCAGCGCAAAGTACGTCAAGGCCGACGGCACCATCGGCATGGCGTCGGTGTCTCACGGACTTCTGCCGGGTTTTGGTCCCAACGTGAAGCCGCGTCTCGGAGCCAACATGCTGGCCCTCTCCAGCGGCACGGCCCGTCAACCCACCGATCCCGGTTATCTGAGCCCGGATGGCGCCGAGCTCGGCACGGCGAGCTACACCCCTCCAGGGTTCCCCATCGATTCTCCGGCGTGTGGCAACGTCAAGACCGCGAATGACGACGCCGCCAACAACCCCGCGGCCCTCGAGCTGGTGATCCGCGCGCCCACCAACGCCAATCTGCTGAGCTTCGATTTCAACTTCTACACCTACGAATTCCCTGCCTTCGTCTGCACCCAGTTCAACGACTTCTTCGTCGTACTGCAGAGCCCTGCGCCAAAGAGCGCGCAGAATGGCAACATCTCGTTCGACGTGCAAGGCAACCCGGTCAGCGTCAACAACGGCTACCTCGAGGTGTGCGCCGCGCAGACGGCGGGCACCAAGCAGTTCGATTGCAAGCTCGGGCCGAGCGCCCTCGACGGGACCGGCTTCGAAGGGCACGCCGCGACGGGCTGGCTCAACACCCAGTCTCCGGTCGCGGGCGGCTACGAGATCACACTCCGATTCGCGATCTGGGACATGGGAGACGAGGTGCTCGACTCCACGGTGCTGATCGACAATTTCACCTTCGACGTCGGGGACGGTGGCACTCCGGTGACCCAACCCGTCCCTCGCTGA